From the genome of Chelonoidis abingdonii isolate Lonesome George chromosome 25, CheloAbing_2.0, whole genome shotgun sequence, one region includes:
- the SMIM12 gene encoding small integral membrane protein 12 — translation MWPLLWMTVRTYAPYVTFPVAFVVGAVGYHLEWFIRGDSPQPAEEEKSISERREDRKLQEIAGKDLTEVVSLKEKLEFTPRAVLNRNRPEKS, via the coding sequence ATGTGGCCCTTGCTGTGGATGACTGTGCGGACCTATGCCCCTTATGTCACCTTCCCTGTGGCCTTTGTGGTGGGGGCGGTGGGCTACCACCTGGAGTGGTTCATCCGTGGTGACTCCCCGCAGCCGGCCGAGGAGGAGAAGAGCATCTCGGAGCGGCGGGAGGACAGGAAACTGCAGGAGATTGCGGGCAAGGACCTGACCGAGGTGGTGAGCCTCAAGGAGAAGCTGGAGTTCACCCCCAGGGCCGTGCTGAACAGGAACCGTCCAGAGAAGAGTTAA